The Theropithecus gelada isolate Dixy chromosome 11, Tgel_1.0, whole genome shotgun sequence genome includes a region encoding these proteins:
- the DYRK2 gene encoding dual specificity tyrosine-phosphorylation-regulated kinase 2 isoform X4, giving the protein MNDHLHVGSHPHGQIQVQQLFEDNSNKRTVLTTQPNGLTTVGKTGLPVVPERQLDSIHRRQGSSTSLKSMEGMGKVKATPMTPEQAMKQYMQKLTAFEHHEIFSYPEIYFLGLNAKKRQGMTGGPNNGGYDDDQGSYVQVPHDHVAYRYEVLKVIGKGSFGQVVKAYDHKVHQHVALKMVRNEKRFHRQAAEEIRILEHLRKQDKDNTMNVIHMLENFTFRNHICMTFELLSMNLYELIKKNKFQGFSLPLVRKFAHSILQCLDALHKNRIIHCDLKPENILLKQQGRSGIKVIDFGSSCYEHQRVYTYIQSRFYRAPEVILGARYGMPIDMWSLGCILAELLTGYPLLPGEDEGDQLACMIELLGMPSQKLLDASKRAKNFVSSKGYPRYCTVTTLSDGSVVLNGGRSRRGKLRGPPESREWGNALKGCDDPLFLDFLKQCLEWDPAVRMTPGQALRHPWLRRRLPKPPTGEKTSVKRITESTGAITSISKLPPPSSSASKLRTNLAQMTDANGNIQQRTVLPKLVS; this is encoded by the coding sequence ATGAATGATCACCTGCATGTCGGCAGCCACCCTCATGGACAGATCCAGGTTCAACAGCTGTTTGAGGATAACAGTAACAAGCGGACAGTGCTCACGACACAACCAAATGGGCTTACAACAGTGGGCAAAACGGGCTTGCCAGTGGTGCCAGAGCGGCAGCTGGACAGCATTCATAGACGGCAGGGGAGCTCCACCTCTCTGAAGTCCATGGAAGGCATGGGGAAGGTGAAAGCCACCCCCATGACACCTGAACAAGCAATGAAGCAATACATGCAAAAACTCACAGCCTTTGAACACCATGAGATTTTCAGCTAccctgaaatatatttcttggGTCTAAATGCTAAGAAGCGCCAGGGCATGACAGGTGGGCCCAACAATGGTGGCTATGATGACGACCAGGGATCATATGTGCAGGTGCCCCATGATCACGTGGCTTACAGGTACGAGGTCCTCAAGGTCATTGGGAAGGGGAGCTTTGGGCAGGTGGTCAAGGCCTACGATCACAAAGTCCACCAGCACGTGGCCCTAAAGATGGTGCGGAATGAGAAGCGCTTCCACAGGCAAGCAGCAGAGGAGATCCGAATCCTGGAACACCTGCGGAAGCAGGACAAGGATAACACAATGAATGTCATCCATATGCTGGAGAATTTCACCTTCCGCAACCACATCTGCATGACGTTTGAGCTGCTGAGCATGAACCTCTATGAGCTCATCAAGAAGAATAAATTCCAGGGCTTCAGCCTGCCTTTGGTTCGCAAGTTTGCCCACTCGATTCTGCAGTGCTTGGATGCTTTGCACAAAAACAGAATAATTCACTGTGACCTTAAGCCCGAGAACATTTTGTTAAAGCAGCAGGGTAGAAGCGGTATTAAAGTGATTGATTTTGGCTCCAGTTGTTACGAGCATCAGCGTGTCTACACGTACATCCAGTCGCGTTTTTACCGGGCTCCAGAAGTGATCCTTGGGGCCAGGTATGGCATGCCCATTGACATGTGGAGCCTGGGCTGCATTTTAGCAGAGCTCCTGACGGGTTACCCCCTCTTGCCTGGGGAGGATGAAGGGGACCAGCTGGCCTGTATGATTGAACTGTTGGGCATGCCCTCGCAGAAACTGCTGGATGCGTCCAAACGAGCCAAAAATTTTGTGAGCTCCAAGGGTTACCCCCGTTACTGCACTGTCACGACACTCTCAGATGGCTCTGTGGTCCTCAATGGAGGCCGTTCCCGGAGGGGGAAACTGAGGGGCCCACCGGAGAGCAGAGAGTGGGGGAACGCGCTGAAGGGGTGTGACGATCCCCTTTTCCTTGACTTCTTAAAACAGTGTTTAGAGTGGGATCCTGCAGTGCGCATGACCCCAGGCCAGGCTTTGCGGCACCCCTGGCTGAGGAGGCGATTGCCAAAGCCTCCCACCGGGGAGAAAACGTCAGTGAAAAGGATAACTGAGAGCACCGGTGCTATCACATCTATATCCAAGTTACCTCCACCTTCCAGCTCAGCTTCCAAACTGAGGACTAATTTGGCACAGATGACAGATGCCAACGGGAATATTCAGCAGAGGACAGTGTTGCCAAAACTCGTTAGCTGA
- the DYRK2 gene encoding dual specificity tyrosine-phosphorylation-regulated kinase 2 isoform X2, translating into MCFSVLLIMEACILLWRVPDLLVFNVCVNFAMLLIIRCLTLKIGGSKHTMNDHLHVGSHPHGQIQVQQLFEDNSNKRTVLTTQPNGLTTVGKTGLPVVPERQLDSIHRRQGSSTSLKSMEGMGKVKATPMTPEQAMKQYMQKLTAFEHHEIFSYPEIYFLGLNAKKRQGMTGGPNNGGYDDDQGSYVQVPHDHVAYRYEVLKVIGKGSFGQVVKAYDHKVHQHVALKMVRNEKRFHRQAAEEIRILEHLRKQDKDNTMNVIHMLENFTFRNHICMTFELLSMNLYELIKKNKFQGFSLPLVRKFAHSILQCLDALHKNRIIHCDLKPENILLKQQGRSGIKVIDFGSSCYEHQRVYTYIQSRFYRAPEVILGARYGMPIDMWSLGCILAELLTGYPLLPGEDEGDQLACMIELLGMPSQKLLDASKRAKNFVSSKGYPRYCTVTTLSDGSVVLNGGRSRRGKLRGPPESREWGNALKGCDDPLFLDFLKQCLEWDPAVRMTPGQALRHPWLRRRLPKPPTGEKTSVKRITESTGAITSISKLPPPSSSASKLRTNLAQMTDANGNIQQRTVLPKLVS; encoded by the coding sequence ATTGGCGGCAGTAAGCACACAATGAATGATCACCTGCATGTCGGCAGCCACCCTCATGGACAGATCCAGGTTCAACAGCTGTTTGAGGATAACAGTAACAAGCGGACAGTGCTCACGACACAACCAAATGGGCTTACAACAGTGGGCAAAACGGGCTTGCCAGTGGTGCCAGAGCGGCAGCTGGACAGCATTCATAGACGGCAGGGGAGCTCCACCTCTCTGAAGTCCATGGAAGGCATGGGGAAGGTGAAAGCCACCCCCATGACACCTGAACAAGCAATGAAGCAATACATGCAAAAACTCACAGCCTTTGAACACCATGAGATTTTCAGCTAccctgaaatatatttcttggGTCTAAATGCTAAGAAGCGCCAGGGCATGACAGGTGGGCCCAACAATGGTGGCTATGATGACGACCAGGGATCATATGTGCAGGTGCCCCATGATCACGTGGCTTACAGGTACGAGGTCCTCAAGGTCATTGGGAAGGGGAGCTTTGGGCAGGTGGTCAAGGCCTACGATCACAAAGTCCACCAGCACGTGGCCCTAAAGATGGTGCGGAATGAGAAGCGCTTCCACAGGCAAGCAGCAGAGGAGATCCGAATCCTGGAACACCTGCGGAAGCAGGACAAGGATAACACAATGAATGTCATCCATATGCTGGAGAATTTCACCTTCCGCAACCACATCTGCATGACGTTTGAGCTGCTGAGCATGAACCTCTATGAGCTCATCAAGAAGAATAAATTCCAGGGCTTCAGCCTGCCTTTGGTTCGCAAGTTTGCCCACTCGATTCTGCAGTGCTTGGATGCTTTGCACAAAAACAGAATAATTCACTGTGACCTTAAGCCCGAGAACATTTTGTTAAAGCAGCAGGGTAGAAGCGGTATTAAAGTGATTGATTTTGGCTCCAGTTGTTACGAGCATCAGCGTGTCTACACGTACATCCAGTCGCGTTTTTACCGGGCTCCAGAAGTGATCCTTGGGGCCAGGTATGGCATGCCCATTGACATGTGGAGCCTGGGCTGCATTTTAGCAGAGCTCCTGACGGGTTACCCCCTCTTGCCTGGGGAGGATGAAGGGGACCAGCTGGCCTGTATGATTGAACTGTTGGGCATGCCCTCGCAGAAACTGCTGGATGCGTCCAAACGAGCCAAAAATTTTGTGAGCTCCAAGGGTTACCCCCGTTACTGCACTGTCACGACACTCTCAGATGGCTCTGTGGTCCTCAATGGAGGCCGTTCCCGGAGGGGGAAACTGAGGGGCCCACCGGAGAGCAGAGAGTGGGGGAACGCGCTGAAGGGGTGTGACGATCCCCTTTTCCTTGACTTCTTAAAACAGTGTTTAGAGTGGGATCCTGCAGTGCGCATGACCCCAGGCCAGGCTTTGCGGCACCCCTGGCTGAGGAGGCGATTGCCAAAGCCTCCCACCGGGGAGAAAACGTCAGTGAAAAGGATAACTGAGAGCACCGGTGCTATCACATCTATATCCAAGTTACCTCCACCTTCCAGCTCAGCTTCCAAACTGAGGACTAATTTGGCACAGATGACAGATGCCAACGGGAATATTCAGCAGAGGACAGTGTTGCCAAAACTCGTTAGCTGA
- the DYRK2 gene encoding dual specificity tyrosine-phosphorylation-regulated kinase 2 isoform X3 produces the protein MKTMKLIGGSKHTMNDHLHVGSHPHGQIQVQQLFEDNSNKRTVLTTQPNGLTTVGKTGLPVVPERQLDSIHRRQGSSTSLKSMEGMGKVKATPMTPEQAMKQYMQKLTAFEHHEIFSYPEIYFLGLNAKKRQGMTGGPNNGGYDDDQGSYVQVPHDHVAYRYEVLKVIGKGSFGQVVKAYDHKVHQHVALKMVRNEKRFHRQAAEEIRILEHLRKQDKDNTMNVIHMLENFTFRNHICMTFELLSMNLYELIKKNKFQGFSLPLVRKFAHSILQCLDALHKNRIIHCDLKPENILLKQQGRSGIKVIDFGSSCYEHQRVYTYIQSRFYRAPEVILGARYGMPIDMWSLGCILAELLTGYPLLPGEDEGDQLACMIELLGMPSQKLLDASKRAKNFVSSKGYPRYCTVTTLSDGSVVLNGGRSRRGKLRGPPESREWGNALKGCDDPLFLDFLKQCLEWDPAVRMTPGQALRHPWLRRRLPKPPTGEKTSVKRITESTGAITSISKLPPPSSSASKLRTNLAQMTDANGNIQQRTVLPKLVS, from the exons atgaaaactatgaaactg ATTGGCGGCAGTAAGCACACAATGAATGATCACCTGCATGTCGGCAGCCACCCTCATGGACAGATCCAGGTTCAACAGCTGTTTGAGGATAACAGTAACAAGCGGACAGTGCTCACGACACAACCAAATGGGCTTACAACAGTGGGCAAAACGGGCTTGCCAGTGGTGCCAGAGCGGCAGCTGGACAGCATTCATAGACGGCAGGGGAGCTCCACCTCTCTGAAGTCCATGGAAGGCATGGGGAAGGTGAAAGCCACCCCCATGACACCTGAACAAGCAATGAAGCAATACATGCAAAAACTCACAGCCTTTGAACACCATGAGATTTTCAGCTAccctgaaatatatttcttggGTCTAAATGCTAAGAAGCGCCAGGGCATGACAGGTGGGCCCAACAATGGTGGCTATGATGACGACCAGGGATCATATGTGCAGGTGCCCCATGATCACGTGGCTTACAGGTACGAGGTCCTCAAGGTCATTGGGAAGGGGAGCTTTGGGCAGGTGGTCAAGGCCTACGATCACAAAGTCCACCAGCACGTGGCCCTAAAGATGGTGCGGAATGAGAAGCGCTTCCACAGGCAAGCAGCAGAGGAGATCCGAATCCTGGAACACCTGCGGAAGCAGGACAAGGATAACACAATGAATGTCATCCATATGCTGGAGAATTTCACCTTCCGCAACCACATCTGCATGACGTTTGAGCTGCTGAGCATGAACCTCTATGAGCTCATCAAGAAGAATAAATTCCAGGGCTTCAGCCTGCCTTTGGTTCGCAAGTTTGCCCACTCGATTCTGCAGTGCTTGGATGCTTTGCACAAAAACAGAATAATTCACTGTGACCTTAAGCCCGAGAACATTTTGTTAAAGCAGCAGGGTAGAAGCGGTATTAAAGTGATTGATTTTGGCTCCAGTTGTTACGAGCATCAGCGTGTCTACACGTACATCCAGTCGCGTTTTTACCGGGCTCCAGAAGTGATCCTTGGGGCCAGGTATGGCATGCCCATTGACATGTGGAGCCTGGGCTGCATTTTAGCAGAGCTCCTGACGGGTTACCCCCTCTTGCCTGGGGAGGATGAAGGGGACCAGCTGGCCTGTATGATTGAACTGTTGGGCATGCCCTCGCAGAAACTGCTGGATGCGTCCAAACGAGCCAAAAATTTTGTGAGCTCCAAGGGTTACCCCCGTTACTGCACTGTCACGACACTCTCAGATGGCTCTGTGGTCCTCAATGGAGGCCGTTCCCGGAGGGGGAAACTGAGGGGCCCACCGGAGAGCAGAGAGTGGGGGAACGCGCTGAAGGGGTGTGACGATCCCCTTTTCCTTGACTTCTTAAAACAGTGTTTAGAGTGGGATCCTGCAGTGCGCATGACCCCAGGCCAGGCTTTGCGGCACCCCTGGCTGAGGAGGCGATTGCCAAAGCCTCCCACCGGGGAGAAAACGTCAGTGAAAAGGATAACTGAGAGCACCGGTGCTATCACATCTATATCCAAGTTACCTCCACCTTCCAGCTCAGCTTCCAAACTGAGGACTAATTTGGCACAGATGACAGATGCCAACGGGAATATTCAGCAGAGGACAGTGTTGCCAAAACTCGTTAGCTGA